From the Nonlabens marinus S1-08 genome, one window contains:
- a CDS encoding threonine aldolase family protein: MIDLRSDTVTKPSPAMLDAMFHAEVGDDVYKEDPTVNELERRVAELFGMDDALFFPTGSMANQAAIKMHTQPGEQLICDKYAHVYNYEGGGVSFNSGVSCKLLDGSRGMVTATQVEEAINPPDFYHSPLTTLVCLENTTNKGGGACYDWEVVKEIKAVCVKHGLGLHLDGARLWNAIVKTNQDPKEYGELFDTVSVCFSKGMGTPLGTVLAGKNPLMEKAMRVRKVLGGGMRQTGFMAAAALYALDHNMERFNDDHRKATELGLFLEGQTWVKKVEPVETNIVIFEVFDEKAVSAYCAKNDIIISNMGQGKLRLVTHLDYTDAQHEQFMEVMGKFSA, from the coding sequence ATGATTGATTTAAGAAGTGATACGGTAACAAAACCAAGCCCTGCCATGCTGGACGCCATGTTTCATGCGGAAGTTGGCGATGATGTATATAAGGAAGACCCCACGGTAAATGAATTAGAACGCCGTGTGGCGGAATTATTTGGAATGGACGATGCGCTGTTTTTTCCAACGGGAAGTATGGCAAATCAAGCCGCTATCAAAATGCACACACAACCTGGAGAGCAATTGATATGTGATAAATATGCGCATGTTTATAACTATGAGGGTGGTGGTGTTTCTTTCAATAGTGGGGTTTCCTGTAAATTGTTGGACGGTTCTCGCGGGATGGTTACCGCTACCCAAGTGGAAGAGGCGATCAATCCGCCAGATTTTTACCACAGTCCATTGACAACTTTAGTTTGTTTAGAAAACACAACCAATAAAGGCGGTGGTGCTTGTTATGATTGGGAAGTAGTTAAGGAGATCAAAGCAGTGTGTGTAAAGCATGGCCTGGGATTGCATCTGGACGGCGCACGTTTGTGGAATGCTATTGTAAAAACGAATCAGGATCCAAAGGAATATGGAGAGCTGTTTGACACTGTTTCTGTATGTTTTTCTAAAGGAATGGGGACTCCGCTAGGAACGGTACTTGCGGGTAAAAATCCGCTAATGGAAAAAGCCATGCGAGTGCGTAAGGTATTAGGCGGCGGCATGCGTCAAACAGGTTTCATGGCAGCAGCAGCCTTATATGCGTTAGATCATAACATGGAACGGTTTAATGATGATCACCGCAAAGCAACCGAATTAGGCCTATTTCTAGAAGGACAGACGTGGGTGAAAAAGGTAGAACCTGTGGAAACCAACATTGTGATTTTTGAGGTCTTTGATGAGAAAGCGGTGAGTGCTTATTGCGCAAAAAACGACATCATCATCAGTAATATGGGACAAGGCAAGTTGCGCTTAGTAACCCACTTGGATTATACCGATGCGCAGCATGAGCAGTTTATGGAAGTGATGGGTAAGTTTTCTGCTTAA
- a CDS encoding YbaB/EbfC family nucleoid-associated protein, producing MLGDMMGMMGKLKETQQKVEDTKKRMSTVLIDEKSSDGLINITVTADRQIKTIEIADELLEDKEQLEDYLILNLNKALNRASEIYDKEVAAVASEGMPNIPGMDMFK from the coding sequence ATGTTAGGAGATATGATGGGGATGATGGGCAAGCTCAAAGAAACCCAACAAAAAGTAGAAGATACTAAGAAGAGAATGAGTACCGTATTGATCGATGAGAAATCAAGTGATGGACTCATCAACATTACCGTAACTGCAGATCGTCAAATCAAAACCATAGAGATCGCAGACGAATTGCTAGAAGATAAAGAGCAATTAGAAGATTACCTGATTCTTAATTTGAATAAAGCCCTGAACCGTGCTTCAGAAATTTACGATAAAGAGGTAGCTGCCGTAGCGTCTGAAGGAATGCCAAATATTCCTGGGATGGATATGTTTAAGTAA